A genomic region of Deltaproteobacteria bacterium contains the following coding sequences:
- a CDS encoding APC family permease gives MQVRARNRMTLLDCVGLGINGIIGTGIFLLPAKVFRNAGGFSWAAWLAIGGVCLLVGLCFCETAGRAERNGGPYLYARDAFGRWVGVAVGWMALMANLFAYGAVARGIGRNVSFFVPSLNGAAPQIALAIAVIAGLAALNYRGIRPGALTSDFFSGAKLIPILLFVGIGLLFVDWHRLALPPPAGETKLEALKLGGFAALFACTGFEYVPVTAGETDNPRRNVPLALFFALLGSVLLYVVVQVVFMGTHPDPGTADKPLAEAAAAFAGPWMGRFVALGSVISSFGYLTAVALVTPRYLSALGENGELPAVFARTNPRFGTPSIAIAVTALVCAGLAVFADFDRLSDLNNAAVFAQYVPTCLAVPILRRTKGASAFRLPLGPTIPLLATLGCILFLNGIKRDDAIFSVGTLAVGLALHGAWRAFGRRTVAEAG, from the coding sequence ATGCAAGTGCGCGCCAGAAACCGGATGACGCTGCTGGACTGCGTCGGGCTCGGCATCAACGGCATCATCGGCACTGGCATCTTCCTTCTTCCCGCGAAAGTCTTCCGCAACGCGGGCGGCTTCTCCTGGGCCGCTTGGCTCGCCATCGGCGGAGTCTGCCTCCTCGTGGGGCTCTGTTTCTGCGAGACCGCCGGCCGCGCCGAGCGAAACGGCGGCCCCTACCTGTACGCGCGCGATGCGTTCGGGCGGTGGGTCGGCGTCGCCGTGGGATGGATGGCGCTGATGGCGAACCTGTTCGCCTACGGAGCGGTCGCGCGGGGAATCGGGCGAAACGTTTCCTTTTTCGTCCCGTCGCTGAACGGCGCGGCGCCCCAGATCGCGCTGGCGATCGCGGTCATCGCGGGCCTGGCCGCGCTCAACTACCGCGGCATTCGCCCTGGCGCTCTGACCAGCGATTTCTTCAGCGGCGCGAAGCTGATTCCGATCCTCCTCTTCGTCGGCATCGGGCTGCTCTTCGTCGACTGGCACCGCCTCGCGCTGCCGCCGCCGGCGGGAGAGACGAAGCTCGAGGCGCTCAAGCTCGGCGGTTTTGCCGCGCTCTTTGCCTGCACCGGCTTCGAGTACGTCCCGGTAACCGCCGGCGAGACCGACAATCCGCGACGCAACGTTCCCCTCGCGCTCTTCTTCGCGCTGCTCGGGTCGGTCCTGCTGTACGTCGTCGTGCAGGTCGTCTTCATGGGAACGCACCCCGATCCCGGCACGGCGGACAAGCCGCTGGCGGAAGCGGCGGCGGCGTTCGCGGGTCCCTGGATGGGCCGGTTCGTCGCGCTGGGATCGGTGATCTCCTCGTTCGGCTATCTGACTGCGGTCGCGCTGGTGACTCCACGCTACCTCTCGGCGCTGGGGGAGAACGGTGAGCTCCCTGCCGTGTTCGCCCGTACGAATCCGCGCTTCGGCACGCCGTCGATCGCCATCGCGGTCACGGCGCTCGTCTGCGCGGGGCTGGCGGTCTTCGCCGACTTCGACCGCCTCTCGGACCTGAACAACGCCGCCGTCTTCGCGCAGTACGTGCCCACCTGCCTCGCCGTCCCCATCCTGCGGCGGACGAAGGGCGCGAGCGCGTTCCGCCTGCCGCTCGGACCCACCATTCCGTTGCTGGCGACGCTCGGCTGCATCCTCTTCCTCAACGGCATCAAGCGCGACGACGCGATCTTCTCCGTCGGCACGCTCGCCGTCGGTCTCGCCCTCCACGGCGCCTGGCGCGCATTCGGACGGCGCACCGTCGCGGAGGCCGGCTAG
- a CDS encoding OmpA family protein, whose product MGHLLALLVAALPEVNLSLLRPASGSDGLLGVEGARPPTDSSEPLQLQVGLDFGYKPIRIGLDGVSHESRSGGWVQLAAPLNGYASIFAQLPITLGQWQSGSVAQVAGAPTPSFGFSVGDIRAGVRHGFLRGPIDLAGQLSVEVASGAHQSLTDDQRLVVEGLVAVARRRGQLELIGNAFLRFRPPHDVGTAKLGNEIGLRGGAAWWLSTRSRAYAELELQSSLRDLSQQSFPIEWRIGATLCATSVIAADLAGGTRLDDGLGAPSLRGVVALRYAPSLCTPPKRDTGPEPGLKELVAQIAKERAEREKEEQEKRIPKLLGPSESAAREALIRSEAADLLPASEGQAASRATTYGEEESRDSDGDGVPDAIDNCPFVKGPADNAGCPRAEKQIVSIRENRIDILDKVYFAPAKTLIHPRSTRLLNQIARVLKNHPEVVRIDVQGHTDSTGRIATNLALSQARAEAVVGALIRRGVAANRMVAHGFGPNQPIATNSTRQGREKNRRVEFRVIRRRVAGEVTDVGP is encoded by the coding sequence TTGGGTCACCTCCTCGCCCTGCTCGTCGCCGCTCTCCCCGAGGTGAACCTTTCTCTCTTGCGGCCGGCGAGCGGAAGCGACGGGCTTCTCGGCGTGGAAGGAGCGCGGCCGCCGACGGATTCCTCCGAGCCACTCCAGCTCCAGGTCGGTCTCGACTTCGGGTACAAGCCGATCCGTATCGGCCTGGATGGAGTGAGCCACGAATCGCGCAGCGGTGGCTGGGTGCAGCTCGCGGCACCGCTGAACGGGTACGCATCCATCTTCGCGCAGCTTCCCATCACGCTGGGGCAGTGGCAGTCGGGGAGCGTCGCGCAAGTCGCGGGCGCGCCTACGCCGTCGTTCGGGTTCTCCGTCGGCGACATCCGGGCAGGCGTGCGGCACGGCTTTCTCCGCGGGCCCATCGACCTTGCGGGGCAGCTCTCGGTCGAGGTGGCGAGCGGCGCGCACCAGTCGCTCACGGACGACCAGCGGCTGGTGGTGGAAGGGCTGGTCGCGGTAGCGCGGCGCCGCGGGCAACTGGAGCTGATCGGAAACGCGTTCCTGCGCTTCCGGCCGCCGCACGACGTCGGAACGGCGAAGCTCGGCAACGAGATCGGGCTGCGCGGGGGCGCCGCCTGGTGGCTGTCGACGCGGTCCCGCGCCTACGCAGAGCTCGAGCTGCAGTCTTCCCTGCGCGATCTCTCGCAGCAGTCGTTTCCCATCGAGTGGCGCATCGGTGCGACATTGTGCGCGACCTCGGTCATTGCGGCCGACCTTGCCGGAGGAACGCGCCTCGACGACGGGCTCGGCGCGCCGTCGCTGCGCGGCGTAGTCGCGCTCCGTTACGCGCCTTCTCTCTGCACGCCGCCCAAGCGCGACACCGGCCCCGAACCAGGCCTCAAGGAGCTGGTGGCGCAGATCGCGAAGGAGCGCGCCGAGCGCGAGAAGGAGGAGCAGGAGAAGCGAATTCCCAAGCTCCTCGGGCCGTCGGAATCGGCGGCGCGGGAGGCGCTGATCCGTTCCGAGGCGGCCGATCTTCTTCCCGCTTCGGAGGGTCAGGCGGCCTCGCGCGCGACGACGTATGGCGAAGAGGAGTCGCGTGATTCCGATGGCGATGGCGTTCCCGACGCCATCGACAATTGCCCCTTCGTCAAGGGCCCTGCCGACAACGCCGGGTGCCCGCGCGCGGAAAAGCAGATCGTCTCCATCCGCGAGAACCGGATCGACATCCTCGACAAGGTCTACTTCGCGCCGGCCAAGACGCTGATCCATCCGCGCTCGACGCGCCTGCTGAACCAGATTGCGCGGGTGCTCAAGAACCATCCGGAGGTGGTGCGCATCGACGTGCAGGGACACACCGACAGCACCGGCCGAATCGCCACGAACCTGGCGCTCTCGCAGGCGCGCGCCGAGGCGGTAGTCGGCGCGCTGATCCGTCGCGGCGTCGCCGCCAACCGCATGGTCGCGCACGGCTTCGGACCGAACCAGCCCATCGCCACGAACTCGACGCGCCAGGGCCGGGAAAAGAACCGGCGCGTCGAGTTCCGGGTGATCCGGCGCAGGGTGGCGGGCGAAGTGACGGACGTGGGTCCGTAG
- the rpsG gene encoding 30S ribosomal protein S7 codes for MPRRREVAKRRILPDPKFQDRLLAKFINDMMRRGEKAVAERVAYRALDLVQQRTNDDPLKTFKKALDNVKPVLEVKSRRVGGATYQVPVEVRQERRVALAMRWLIEYAKERGEKTMDQKLAAELMDAANNRGNAVKKREDTHKMAEANKAFAHYRW; via the coding sequence ATGCCTCGTCGTCGTGAAGTTGCCAAGCGCAGGATCCTTCCCGATCCGAAGTTCCAGGACCGGCTGCTCGCCAAATTCATCAACGACATGATGCGCAGGGGCGAGAAGGCGGTCGCCGAGCGCGTCGCCTACCGGGCCCTCGATCTGGTGCAGCAGCGCACCAACGACGACCCGCTGAAGACGTTCAAGAAGGCGCTCGACAACGTCAAGCCGGTGCTCGAGGTGAAGAGCCGCCGCGTCGGCGGCGCCACCTACCAGGTGCCGGTGGAAGTGCGCCAGGAGCGCCGGGTCGCCCTCGCCATGCGCTGGCTGATCGAGTACGCCAAGGAGCGCGGCGAGAAGACCATGGACCAGAAGCTCGCTGCTGAGCTGATGGACGCCGCGAACAACCGCGGCAACGCGGTGAAGAAGCGCGAGGACACGCACAAGATGGCGGAGGCAAACAAGGCCTTCGCGCACTACCGCTGGTAG
- a CDS encoding 30S ribosomal protein S12, with translation MPTISQLIRKGREKVIYKGKAPAMTRCPQKRGVCTRVYTTTPKKPNSALRKVARVRLTNGMEVTSYIPGVGHNLQEHSVVMIRGGRVKDLPGVRYHIIRGTLDSVGVAGRKQGRSKYGAKRPS, from the coding sequence ATGCCGACGATCAGCCAGCTCATTCGCAAGGGCCGCGAGAAGGTCATCTACAAGGGCAAGGCGCCCGCGATGACCCGCTGCCCGCAGAAGCGGGGGGTCTGCACCCGCGTCTACACCACCACCCCGAAGAAGCCGAACTCGGCGCTGCGCAAGGTGGCGCGCGTGCGGCTCACCAACGGGATGGAGGTGACGAGCTACATCCCCGGCGTCGGCCACAACCTGCAGGAGCACTCGGTGGTGATGATCCGCGGCGGCCGCGTCAAGGACCTGCCGGGCGTGCGCTACCACATCATCCGCGGAACGCTGGACTCGGTCGGCGTGGCTGGCCGCAAGCAGGGCCGCAGCAAGTACGGCGCGAAGCGGCCGTCTTAA